A window of the Desulforapulum autotrophicum HRM2 genome harbors these coding sequences:
- a CDS encoding SpoIIE family protein phosphatase produces the protein MTATIKITESILLVDDQPVNLQVLMHTLERLGCKLLVAKNGETALTIAQKARPDLILLDIMMPGIDGFEVCRRLKADPSTQKIPVIFLSALDDTGDKVRGLQLGAVDYVAKPFQPEEVIARVNTHLTIHRLSREVQQQRDELEHELQVVSQLQRNLLPERLPQVPGLRLAVHYETSRYAGGDYYDFMTLPGGLLAVLIADAEGHSAPAAVMMAMTCALFRSCSTGLAEPDRMLSFINENLCKVNRDSFVTAVYAVYDPARRTLRIACAGHPLPILYRFSEKAAAEIPCDSVLLMGLGPYADVPVTEVTLHPGDRILFYTDGVTDRFNASQERYGTNRLLGQFSNAASDDPEVILKEIVDDISKFAGDCPADDDQAMVIIVVD, from the coding sequence ATGACAGCAACAATCAAGATCACGGAATCTATTCTCCTGGTTGACGATCAACCTGTGAACCTTCAGGTGCTGATGCACACCCTGGAAAGGCTCGGCTGCAAGCTGCTGGTCGCTAAAAATGGCGAAACAGCCCTGACCATTGCCCAAAAGGCGCGGCCGGATCTCATTTTGCTGGATATAATGATGCCGGGAATCGACGGATTTGAGGTGTGTCGACGGTTAAAGGCGGATCCAAGCACCCAGAAAATTCCGGTGATTTTTCTTTCTGCCCTTGATGATACCGGGGACAAGGTGCGTGGGCTTCAGCTGGGGGCGGTGGACTATGTTGCCAAGCCCTTCCAGCCCGAAGAGGTCATCGCCCGCGTGAATACCCACCTGACGATTCATCGTCTCAGTCGCGAGGTGCAACAGCAAAGGGATGAGCTGGAGCACGAGCTGCAGGTGGTCTCCCAGCTTCAACGTAACCTTCTGCCCGAACGTCTGCCCCAGGTCCCCGGGCTGAGACTGGCAGTGCACTATGAAACCAGTCGTTATGCCGGTGGCGATTACTACGATTTTATGACGCTGCCAGGGGGGCTTCTGGCCGTTCTGATCGCCGATGCAGAAGGCCACAGTGCTCCTGCGGCTGTCATGATGGCCATGACTTGCGCCCTGTTTCGCTCCTGTTCAACCGGCCTTGCCGAACCGGACAGAATGCTCTCCTTCATCAATGAAAATCTCTGCAAGGTGAACAGGGATAGTTTTGTCACGGCAGTCTATGCTGTTTATGATCCCGCCCGAAGGACCCTCAGAATCGCCTGTGCCGGCCATCCACTCCCTATCCTTTATCGGTTTTCGGAAAAAGCAGCGGCTGAAATTCCCTGTGACAGCGTTTTGCTGATGGGATTGGGTCCCTATGCCGATGTGCCGGTGACCGAAGTCACCCTTCATCCCGGCGACCGCATTCTGTTTTATACGGATGGGGTCACCGACCGATTCAACGCATCCCAGGAGCGTTACGGGACGAACCGCTTGCTGGGACAGTTTTCAAACGCCGCCTCCGATGACCCAGAAGTCATTCTTAAAGAAATTGTTGACGACATCTCCAAGTTTGCAGGAGACTGTCCGGCTGATGATGATCAGGCCATGGTGATTATCGTTGTTGATTAG